From Musa acuminata AAA Group cultivar baxijiao chromosome BXJ3-8, Cavendish_Baxijiao_AAA, whole genome shotgun sequence, one genomic window encodes:
- the LOC135645654 gene encoding probable cytokinin riboside 5'-monophosphate phosphoribohydrolase LOG4 — protein MEASQQNAVGGGNKGRFRSICVFCGSRHGNRTSFSEAALDLGKKLVERKIDLVYGGGSVGLMGLISKTVFDGGCNVLGVIPTALLPSEISGETIGEVKTVADMHERKSEMAKNADAFIALPGGYGTMEELLEMVAWSQLGIHGKPVGILNVDGYYNDLLALFKKGVEEGFIEDSASQIVVSADNAEDLIRKMEERLGEKRMRETSKKRKIS, from the exons ATGGAAGCAAGCCAGCAGAATGCAGTGGGAGGAGGAAACAAAGGGAGGTTCAGGAGCATATGTGTTTTCTGCGGGAGCAGGCACGGAAACAGGACTTCCTTCAGTGAAGCAGCTCTTGACCTTGGAAAGAAACTG GTAGAGAGGAAAATAGACCTGGTTTATGGTGGTGGAAGTGTCGGCCTAATGGGGTTGATATCTAAAACAGTCTTTGATGGTGGCTGCAATGTTCTCGG GGTCATTCCTACTGCCCTCTTGCCAAGTGAG ATATCAGGAGAAACCATTGGAGAGGTGAAAACAGTTGCAGACATGCATGAGAGGAAGTCAGAAATGGCTAAAAATGCTGACGCATTTATCGCGCTTCCAG GTGGTTATGGAACCATGGAGGAACTTCTTGAGATGGTAGCTTGGTCTCAGCTTGGCATCCATGGCAAACCA GTTGGGATACTGAATGTGGATGGGTACTACAATGATTTGCTTGCATTATTCAAGAAGGGAGTGGAGGAAGGCTTCATAGAAGACTCAGCAAGTCAGATTGTAGTTTCAGCAGACAATGCAGAAGACCTCATCAGGAAAATGGAGGAAAGACTGGGAGAGAAGAGGATGAGGGAGACAAGCAAGAAGAGGAAAATAAGCTGA